One Conger conger chromosome 18, fConCon1.1, whole genome shotgun sequence DNA window includes the following coding sequences:
- the LOC133118573 gene encoding von Willebrand factor A domain-containing protein 7-like, with protein sequence MGWTLHVLLLGLLLPGLQAFKPLLGNSITHRKITEMAILRKTTEVCQALAITEGRDSPIPLVVFSLKQIGRRLSASKVQRACSHNNGSLESAVNFKASIITMYVSNAEVDVIYHQSDRHHFKGEDLTGSRALITDGMASIKANIRQENFISARFTLGMICHTLQDFYSNSNWIELENKHPNTNLIRPDESIGAA encoded by the exons ATGGGCTGGACTCTGCATGTACTCCTGCTGGGCCTGCTACTGCCAGGGTTGCAGGCCTTTAAGCCTTTACTGGGAAACTCCATCACCCACCGGAAGATAACTGAGATGGCCATCCTGCGCAAAACCACAGAGGTCTGCCAAGCATTGGCCATCACCGAGGGGAGAGATTCCCCCATTCCT CTTGTGGTATTCTCTCTGAAACAGATCGGTAGAAGACTGTCTGCATCTAAAGTGCAGAGAGCCTGCTCACACAACAACGGCTCCCTGGAGTCTGCTGTCAATTTCAAGGCCTCCATCATAACAATGTACGTGAGCAATGCAGAAGTGGATGTCATTTACCATCAGAGTGATCGGCACCACTTCAAAGGGGAGGACCTCACAGGCAGCCGGGCCCTCATCACAGATGGCATGGCCAGCATAAAGGCCAATATCCGGCAGGAGAACTTTATCTCAGCAAGATTTACTCTGGGGATGATCTGCCACACCCTGCAG GATTTCTATAGTAACAGTAACTGGATTGAACTGGAAAACAAGCATCCAAACACCAACCTGATCCGACCAGATGAAAGCATCGGAGCag CTTGA